The following coding sequences are from one Frigoribacterium sp. Leaf415 window:
- a CDS encoding amino acid ABC transporter ATP-binding protein, translated as MTTTDTTTAGGAGPAAEAAPVLEAIGIGKSYGSHEVLRDVSMTVRSGEVVCIIGPSGAGKSTFLRTLNRLEEPDAGEVWVGGEPMGFELRDGRLHELSERRLSAQRARTAMVFQHFNLFPHLTVLGNVLEGPVRVQRRSAKEARREAVEILERVGLGDKVDAYPGQLSGGQRQRVAIARAVAMKPLFLLFDEPTSALDPELVGEVLKVMGDLARDGMTMLVVTHEIQFAREVADRVVFMADGGIVEQGPVDQVLGTPREARTKQFLQRVLA; from the coding sequence GTGACCACGACCGACACGACGACCGCAGGAGGCGCGGGTCCCGCCGCCGAGGCGGCCCCCGTCCTCGAGGCCATCGGCATCGGCAAGTCGTACGGCAGCCACGAGGTGTTGCGCGACGTCTCGATGACGGTGCGCAGCGGCGAGGTGGTCTGCATCATCGGCCCGTCCGGAGCCGGCAAGTCGACGTTCCTCCGCACCCTGAACCGGCTCGAGGAACCCGACGCGGGCGAGGTCTGGGTCGGAGGCGAACCGATGGGCTTCGAGCTGCGCGACGGCAGGCTGCACGAGCTCAGCGAACGCCGCCTGTCGGCTCAGCGGGCACGCACGGCCATGGTGTTCCAGCACTTCAACCTGTTCCCGCACCTGACCGTGCTGGGCAACGTGCTCGAGGGCCCCGTCCGCGTGCAGCGCCGGTCGGCGAAGGAGGCGCGGCGCGAGGCCGTCGAGATCCTCGAGCGGGTGGGCCTCGGCGACAAGGTCGACGCCTACCCCGGTCAGCTCTCGGGCGGGCAGCGACAGCGCGTGGCGATCGCCCGGGCCGTCGCGATGAAGCCGCTGTTCCTTCTTTTCGACGAGCCGACCTCGGCCCTCGACCCCGAGCTGGTCGGCGAGGTGCTGAAGGTGATGGGCGACCTGGCCCGGGACGGCATGACCATGCTCGTCGTGACGCACGAGATCCAGTTCGCCCGCGAGGTCGCCGACCGCGTCGTCTTCATGGCCGACGGCGGCATCGTCGAGCAAGGGCCGGTCGACCAGGTGCTCGGCACCCCGCGCGAGGCCCGCACGAAGCAGTTCCTGCAGCGGGTGCTGGCGTGA
- a CDS encoding amino acid ABC transporter permease, which translates to MATARPTGTDPGDTTRASSGGRDGGPAGGRELLPQVRLKHWGRWVSAVVIVVLLVALVYGASQGDISYRDIPYYLVSPIILQGLVGTIVLAVVAQVSAVVIGVVIALMRISKNPVAQAFAAGYTWLFRGLPVLLQILLWYNLALIFPRLTVGVPFTDVVFLDVSTNDVMTTFVAAFLGLALNESAYMAEIVRAGLKSVDRGQIEAAQSIGQTPMQRMARIVLPQAMRIIIPPTGNDFINMLKGTAMASVIGYLELIKAANNIASFNLQVMETLIAAAIWYMVIVSVASVGQFYLERSFDRQDRRPGGPPNARALRRKVAADLGRAPLVRSTP; encoded by the coding sequence GTGGCGACCGCACGACCGACGGGAACCGACCCGGGCGACACGACCCGCGCCTCCTCGGGTGGACGCGACGGCGGGCCCGCAGGCGGCCGCGAGCTGCTGCCCCAGGTCCGCCTGAAGCACTGGGGCCGCTGGGTCAGCGCCGTCGTCATCGTGGTGCTGCTCGTCGCCCTGGTCTACGGGGCGTCGCAGGGCGACATCTCGTACCGCGACATCCCGTACTACCTGGTGTCGCCGATCATCCTGCAGGGCCTCGTCGGCACGATCGTGCTCGCCGTGGTCGCCCAGGTGAGCGCGGTGGTCATCGGCGTCGTCATCGCCCTGATGCGCATCTCGAAGAACCCGGTCGCGCAGGCCTTCGCGGCCGGCTACACCTGGCTGTTCCGCGGCCTGCCCGTGCTGCTGCAGATCCTGCTCTGGTACAACCTGGCGCTGATCTTCCCGCGCCTGACCGTCGGGGTGCCGTTCACCGACGTGGTGTTCCTCGACGTCAGCACGAACGACGTCATGACCACGTTCGTCGCGGCATTCCTCGGCCTCGCCCTCAACGAGAGCGCCTACATGGCCGAGATCGTGCGTGCCGGCCTGAAGAGCGTCGACCGCGGCCAGATCGAGGCCGCCCAGTCGATCGGGCAGACCCCGATGCAGCGGATGGCCCGCATCGTGCTGCCCCAGGCGATGCGCATCATCATCCCGCCGACCGGCAACGACTTCATCAACATGCTCAAGGGCACGGCGATGGCGTCGGTCATCGGCTACCTCGAGCTGATCAAGGCGGCGAACAACATCGCCTCGTTCAACCTGCAGGTGATGGAGACCCTGATCGCCGCGGCCATCTGGTACATGGTCATCGTCAGCGTCGCGAGCGTCGGCCAGTTCTACCTCGAGCGCAGCTTCGACCGGCAGGACCGCCGCCCCGGCGGGCCGCCCAACGCCCGCGCCCTCCGCCGCAAAGTCGCCGCCGACCTCGGCCGCGCACCCCTCGTGAGGAGCACCCCGTGA
- a CDS encoding ABC transporter substrate-binding protein: protein MTRTRSRSALWGTVATGAVLALGLTACGGPSAPQPGDASGDASSSSSSTIPDTSALLDAVQVDDTLAAQVPTDIKDKGTLVVGSNVQSAPNNFYAADGSTVIGSDHDLITAVGKKLGLDVEYQNQDFGSLITSLQSGRVDVTIAAMNDTAERQQAIDFVDYLTSGITLMVQKGNPDDITGPDALCGKSIAVVTGTSQQEFAEATSTQCESDGDEALDITVTDSDSQNQTQLRTGRIDAIVNDLPSAVYISKTAQDGQAFEVVPGDVIDGAPYGIGVNKDDAELRDAIAAALDSLIDDGTYGEVLDAWGITSGSVAEATVNGGK, encoded by the coding sequence ATGACCCGAACCCGCTCCCGCTCCGCCCTCTGGGGCACCGTCGCCACGGGCGCCGTCCTGGCCCTGGGCCTGACGGCGTGCGGCGGCCCGAGCGCACCTCAGCCCGGCGACGCGTCCGGCGACGCCTCGTCGTCGTCGTCGTCGACCATCCCCGACACGAGCGCACTGCTCGACGCGGTCCAGGTCGACGACACCCTCGCCGCCCAGGTGCCCACGGACATCAAGGACAAGGGCACGCTCGTCGTCGGCTCGAACGTCCAGTCCGCGCCGAACAACTTCTACGCGGCCGACGGCTCGACCGTCATCGGCTCGGACCACGACCTCATCACCGCGGTCGGCAAGAAGCTCGGCCTCGACGTCGAGTACCAGAACCAGGACTTCGGCTCACTCATCACCAGCCTGCAGTCCGGCCGCGTCGACGTGACGATCGCCGCGATGAACGACACGGCCGAGCGCCAGCAGGCGATCGACTTCGTCGACTACCTGACCTCGGGCATCACGCTGATGGTGCAGAAGGGCAACCCCGACGACATCACCGGCCCCGACGCGCTCTGCGGCAAGTCGATCGCCGTCGTCACCGGCACCAGCCAGCAGGAGTTCGCCGAGGCGACCAGCACGCAGTGCGAGTCCGACGGCGACGAGGCACTCGACATCACGGTGACCGACAGCGACAGCCAGAACCAGACGCAGCTGCGCACCGGCCGCATCGACGCCATCGTCAACGACCTGCCCAGCGCGGTCTACATCTCGAAGACCGCCCAGGACGGCCAGGCCTTCGAGGTCGTCCCCGGTGACGTCATCGACGGCGCCCCCTACGGCATCGGCGTCAACAAGGACGACGCCGAGCTGCGCGACGCCATCGCCGCCGCCCTCGACTCGCTCATCGACGACGGCACCTACGGCGAGGTGCTCGACGCCTGGGGCATCACCTCGGGCAGCGTCGCCGAGGCCACCGTCAACGGCGGCAAGTAG
- a CDS encoding helix-turn-helix transcriptional regulator, whose product MSRASSATVVDASRVLRAEFEPYLPLMDFFAELLGPRTEVVLHDTSDLSRSIVALTNGHVSGRSVGGPATDLVLKVLQNHEHDDRDYLANYLAESRTGGTFRSSTFFIRDAGGDVVGMLCLNIDDEPLTRARDLLAAITATTGLVKGATLGSGSEAGPASTSSSGPVAERLSMNVDELALDGVARIVAAQGVEPHRMTPDEKVAAVREIERAGVFLLKGAVAQVAEALHVSEPTVYRYVRQVRQGG is encoded by the coding sequence ATGTCGAGAGCCAGCAGCGCCACCGTGGTCGACGCCAGCCGCGTCCTGCGGGCCGAGTTCGAGCCCTATCTGCCGCTCATGGACTTCTTCGCCGAGTTGCTCGGGCCTCGGACCGAGGTCGTGCTGCACGACACGAGCGACCTGAGTCGGTCGATCGTCGCCCTGACGAACGGCCACGTGAGCGGTCGCAGCGTCGGCGGGCCGGCGACCGACCTCGTGCTCAAGGTGTTGCAGAACCACGAGCACGACGACCGCGACTACCTGGCGAACTACCTGGCCGAGTCCCGCACCGGCGGCACGTTCCGCTCGTCGACCTTCTTCATCCGCGACGCCGGCGGCGACGTCGTCGGCATGTTGTGCCTCAACATCGACGACGAGCCGTTGACCCGGGCCCGCGACCTGCTCGCGGCCATCACGGCGACGACGGGGTTGGTCAAGGGGGCGACCTTGGGCTCCGGCTCCGAGGCGGGCCCTGCCTCGACGTCGTCGTCGGGGCCGGTCGCCGAGCGGCTGAGCATGAACGTCGACGAGCTCGCCCTCGACGGTGTCGCCCGCATCGTCGCCGCCCAGGGCGTCGAGCCGCACCGCATGACGCCCGACGAGAAGGTCGCGGCGGTGCGCGAGATCGAACGGGCGGGGGTGTTCCTGCTCAAGGGGGCGGTGGCTCAGGTGGCCGAGGCGTTGCACGTGTCCGAGCCGACGGTGTACCGGTACGTGCGACAGGTGCGGCAGGGCGGCTGA
- a CDS encoding class I SAM-dependent methyltransferase, with translation MTREVGARYAARAREYVDHLGSMSSVHPSDEHLVTSWATAVEGPVLDAGCGPGHWSGHLAARGVHVRGLDQVPAFVEHARRTHPGVSFDLGDVDALPYEPDAFSGVLAWYSLIHHDPSSIRRPLREFARVLRPGGGLLVGFFTGSGNEPFDHAIATAWRWAPDLLADELRASGFVVLETHTRTGPPSGPRPHGAIVARVAP, from the coding sequence ATGACACGGGAGGTCGGGGCACGCTACGCCGCGCGGGCCCGTGAGTACGTCGACCACCTCGGCTCGATGTCGTCGGTGCACCCGTCCGACGAGCACCTGGTCACGTCGTGGGCGACCGCGGTCGAGGGCCCCGTGCTCGACGCGGGCTGTGGGCCGGGCCACTGGTCGGGACACCTCGCCGCGCGGGGCGTCCACGTGCGCGGACTCGACCAGGTCCCGGCCTTCGTCGAGCACGCGCGCCGCACCCACCCGGGCGTCTCGTTCGACCTGGGCGACGTCGACGCCCTGCCCTACGAGCCCGACGCGTTCTCGGGAGTCCTCGCCTGGTACTCGCTGATCCATCACGACCCGAGCAGCATCCGGCGCCCCCTCCGCGAGTTCGCGCGCGTCCTCCGACCGGGCGGTGGGCTGCTCGTCGGTTTCTTCACCGGGTCGGGCAACGAACCGTTCGACCACGCGATCGCGACCGCGTGGCGCTGGGCGCCCGACCTGCTCGCGGACGAGCTGCGCGCCTCCGGGTTCGTCGTGCTCGAGACCCACACGCGGACGGGACCACCGTCCGGCCCGAGGCCCCACGGCGCGATCGTCGCCCGTGTCGCACCGTGA
- a CDS encoding MarR family winged helix-turn-helix transcriptional regulator, which yields MSPDLPATPENHPESVRRLAATLQSLDEAHRRYRLHAAKVVGMGHTELAALLAVADAPGLTPGALAQELLLSTGATTAVVDRLEKSGHVTRSRHPGDRRSLFLHLTAQGEDTTTTLREAYQYVLSTTGTDETIGEALPQLDSIAAALDAAARESAS from the coding sequence GTGAGCCCCGACCTTCCCGCCACTCCGGAGAACCACCCGGAGTCCGTCCGGCGTCTCGCCGCGACCCTGCAGAGCCTGGACGAGGCACACCGCCGCTACCGACTCCACGCCGCGAAGGTCGTCGGCATGGGCCACACCGAACTGGCCGCGCTGCTCGCCGTCGCCGATGCCCCGGGACTCACCCCGGGCGCGCTCGCCCAAGAGCTCCTGCTCAGCACGGGGGCGACGACGGCCGTGGTCGACCGGCTCGAGAAGTCGGGGCACGTCACGCGCAGCCGGCACCCGGGCGACCGCCGCAGCCTCTTCCTGCACCTGACCGCGCAGGGCGAGGACACCACGACCACCCTGCGCGAGGCCTACCAGTACGTCCTCTCGACCACGGGCACGGACGAGACCATCGGCGAGGCCCTCCCCCAGCTCGACAGCATCGCCGCGGCGCTCGACGCGGCCGCCCGCGAATCCGCGTCCTGA
- a CDS encoding SDR family NAD(P)-dependent oxidoreductase yields MTTTLITGANKSLGLETARRLLEAGHTVYAGMRDLDSGDAVRALGARAVQLDVTDQASVDAALASLPELDVLVNNAGVLGSSFGVDDLSPETMQEVLDVNVVGLVRVTQAALPLLRRSDRPVIVNVASGVGWPRWLSTEGHDEHPVAAVPYASSKAAVIALTVQYAKNLPTFRVNVSDPGYTATDFNGHGGHQTVTEGTDATVALALLGPDGPTGEFHDRRGRIDY; encoded by the coding sequence ATGACCACCACACTCATCACCGGGGCCAACAAGAGCCTCGGCCTCGAGACCGCCCGCCGCCTCCTCGAGGCGGGCCACACCGTCTACGCCGGCATGCGCGACCTCGACTCGGGGGACGCCGTCCGGGCCCTCGGCGCCCGTGCCGTGCAGCTCGACGTCACCGACCAGGCGAGCGTCGACGCGGCGCTCGCCTCCCTGCCCGAGCTCGACGTCCTCGTCAACAACGCGGGCGTGCTCGGCTCGTCGTTCGGCGTCGACGACCTCAGCCCCGAGACGATGCAGGAGGTGCTCGACGTCAACGTCGTCGGGCTCGTCCGCGTCACCCAGGCCGCGCTGCCGCTGCTGCGCCGCTCCGACCGGCCCGTGATCGTCAACGTCGCCTCGGGCGTCGGCTGGCCGCGCTGGCTGAGCACGGAGGGCCACGACGAGCACCCCGTCGCCGCGGTGCCCTACGCGTCCTCGAAGGCGGCCGTGATCGCCCTGACCGTGCAGTACGCCAAGAACCTGCCCACCTTCCGCGTGAACGTCAGCGACCCCGGCTACACCGCCACCGACTTCAACGGTCACGGCGGCCACCAGACCGTCACCGAGGGCACGGACGCCACCGTCGCCCTCGCCCTGCTCGGCCCCGACGGGCCGACCGGCGAGTTCCACGACCGCCGGGGCCGCATCGACTACTGA
- a CDS encoding helix-turn-helix transcriptional regulator, protein MSEFADVLRSWRDRVNPADVGLPAGAGRRTTGLRREELAALAGVSVDYVVRLEQGRATNPSPQMLRALAVALRLSDDERDHLYRSAGAAPPSAGVVPRHVGPGVQRIVDRLGDVPLAVFSATHDILLWNPLWAAVNGDPSRLVGLERNLVWRHFTSGHAGTDFDAQHEEDFASDLAADLRAAVGRYPSDRSLDHLVSRLLETSPEFARRWAEAKVAEHRASRKTVTDTPAGPITIDCDVLTAPGDLRIVVYTVAPGSDDEARLDLLRVTGLQSLAATPVV, encoded by the coding sequence ATGAGCGAGTTCGCGGATGTCTTGCGGTCGTGGCGTGACCGGGTGAACCCGGCCGACGTGGGGCTGCCGGCGGGGGCGGGACGCCGGACGACGGGCCTGCGCCGCGAAGAGCTGGCGGCGCTCGCCGGGGTGAGCGTCGACTACGTCGTCCGCCTCGAGCAAGGGCGGGCGACGAACCCGTCACCGCAGATGCTCCGTGCCCTGGCGGTCGCCCTGCGCCTGAGCGACGACGAACGCGACCATCTCTACCGCTCGGCCGGCGCCGCGCCTCCGTCCGCCGGGGTCGTCCCGCGCCACGTGGGGCCCGGCGTGCAGCGCATCGTCGACCGGCTCGGCGACGTGCCCCTGGCCGTCTTCTCGGCGACCCACGACATCCTGCTGTGGAACCCGCTGTGGGCCGCGGTGAACGGCGACCCGTCGCGCCTCGTCGGGCTCGAGCGCAACCTCGTCTGGCGGCACTTCACGTCGGGCCACGCGGGCACCGACTTCGACGCGCAGCACGAAGAGGACTTCGCGAGCGACCTGGCCGCCGACCTGCGGGCCGCCGTGGGGCGCTACCCGTCGGACCGCTCGCTCGACCACCTCGTGTCGCGCCTGCTCGAGACGTCTCCCGAGTTCGCACGCCGCTGGGCCGAGGCCAAGGTGGCCGAGCACCGGGCCAGCCGCAAGACGGTGACGGACACGCCGGCCGGCCCGATCACGATCGACTGCGACGTGCTGACCGCACCCGGCGACCTGCGGATCGTCGTCTACACGGTCGCACCGGGCTCCGATGACGAGGCGCGACTCGACCTGTTGCGCGTGACCGGGCTGCAGTCGTTGGCGGCGACGCCGGTCGTCTGA
- a CDS encoding GrpB family protein: MPADRTPRRPDVTTTEIVGGAEAVHVSLHEYDERWPSVFVEHRRRIVEALAPSGIAADVEHIGSTSVPGLAAKPIVDVVVAVPDITAEEDYLAPLLTAGYELRVREPGHRLVRTPERSVHVHVYEQGADAIDGYLLLRDHLRTDVADRELYASVKRDLLGRRWEDMNDYADAKTEVIAAIKARARAARAAAREGARER; this comes from the coding sequence ATGCCTGCCGACCGGACCCCCCGCCGACCCGACGTCACGACCACCGAGATCGTGGGCGGTGCCGAGGCCGTCCACGTCTCGTTGCACGAGTACGACGAGCGCTGGCCCTCGGTGTTCGTGGAGCACCGACGCCGCATCGTCGAGGCCCTCGCGCCGTCGGGGATCGCGGCCGACGTCGAACACATCGGCTCGACGTCGGTGCCCGGCCTGGCCGCGAAGCCGATCGTCGACGTCGTGGTCGCGGTGCCCGACATCACCGCCGAGGAGGACTACCTCGCCCCGCTGCTCACCGCGGGCTACGAGCTGCGGGTGCGCGAACCCGGGCACCGACTCGTGCGGACGCCCGAGCGCAGCGTGCACGTGCACGTCTACGAGCAGGGCGCCGACGCGATCGACGGGTACCTGCTGCTGCGCGACCACCTGCGCACCGACGTCGCCGACCGCGAGCTCTACGCGAGCGTCAAGCGTGACCTGCTCGGCCGCCGCTGGGAGGACATGAACGACTACGCCGATGCCAAGACCGAGGTCATCGCCGCGATCAAGGCGCGGGCTCGCGCGGCCCGGGCAGCGGCCCGGGAAGGGGCCCGCGAGCGCTGA
- a CDS encoding ArsR/SmtB family transcription factor, with product MHVDKKVCGLDPDSEYVELAVEVFAMLADATRIRIILALRNAEELSVNHLADIVDKSPAAVSQHLAKLRLARMVQPRREGTTAFYRLTDEHASELVSDAVRQAEHAVGNAPHHAGGQ from the coding sequence ATGCACGTAGATAAGAAGGTTTGCGGACTCGACCCCGATTCCGAGTACGTCGAACTCGCCGTCGAGGTGTTCGCGATGCTCGCCGACGCGACCCGCATCCGCATCATCCTGGCGCTGCGGAACGCCGAAGAGCTGTCGGTGAACCACCTCGCCGACATAGTCGACAAGAGCCCGGCGGCGGTGTCACAGCACCTGGCCAAGCTGCGACTCGCTCGCATGGTGCAGCCGCGCCGCGAGGGGACGACCGCCTTCTACCGTCTGACGGACGAGCACGCGTCCGAGCTCGTCAGCGACGCCGTGAGACAGGCCGAGCACGCCGTCGGCAACGCACCCCACCACGCCGGGGGGCAGTGA
- a CDS encoding cation diffusion facilitator family transporter, with amino-acid sequence MAEHEHEHSHEHEHSHEHEHEHEHEHGHPHGRVKAWLYDLFVPHTHDSADSVDDALEASTAGIRAVKISLFVLLATTVLQAVLVVATGSVALLADTIHNFADALTAVPLWIAFVLGRRVATRRHTFGFGRAEDLAGLFIVIVVALSAVVAGWEAVDRLVHPQPVQAPWLLVLAGVVGFAGNEVVAIYRIRVGRRIGSAALVADGVHARLDGFTSLSVVLGAVGVLLGFPLADPIIGLLIAVSIMILLWGTVKSVGARLMDAVDPDLLDRVEHALEHAARVVAVRDLRLRWIGHRLTGSATVEVATDDLVDASGIADHACLRVRGALPNLDAFTITPVPVARVAPQD; translated from the coding sequence GTGGCCGAACACGAACACGAACACAGCCATGAGCACGAACACAGCCACGAGCACGAGCACGAGCACGAGCATGAGCACGGGCACCCGCACGGTCGGGTGAAGGCCTGGCTCTACGACCTGTTCGTCCCGCACACGCACGACTCCGCCGATTCCGTCGACGACGCCCTCGAGGCATCGACGGCGGGCATCCGAGCGGTCAAGATCAGCTTGTTCGTCCTGCTCGCGACGACGGTGTTGCAGGCCGTCCTCGTCGTGGCCACCGGGTCCGTCGCCCTCCTGGCCGACACGATCCACAACTTCGCCGACGCGCTGACCGCGGTGCCGCTCTGGATCGCCTTCGTCCTCGGTCGACGAGTCGCCACCCGCCGTCACACCTTCGGTTTCGGCCGCGCCGAGGACCTCGCCGGTCTCTTCATCGTCATCGTCGTGGCCCTCTCGGCCGTGGTCGCCGGGTGGGAGGCGGTCGACCGTCTCGTCCACCCGCAGCCCGTCCAGGCGCCTTGGTTGCTCGTCCTGGCCGGCGTCGTCGGCTTCGCCGGCAACGAGGTGGTCGCGATCTACCGCATCCGGGTCGGCCGCCGGATCGGTTCGGCCGCGCTGGTGGCGGACGGCGTGCACGCTCGCCTCGACGGGTTCACGTCGCTGTCGGTGGTGCTGGGGGCCGTCGGTGTGCTGCTCGGCTTCCCCCTCGCGGACCCGATCATCGGCCTGCTGATCGCCGTGTCGATCATGATCCTGTTGTGGGGCACCGTGAAGTCCGTCGGTGCCCGCCTGATGGACGCCGTCGACCCCGACCTGCTCGACCGGGTCGAGCACGCGCTCGAGCACGCCGCCAGGGTCGTCGCCGTGCGCGACCTCCGACTCCGGTGGATCGGGCACCGGCTGACGGGCTCGGCGACCGTCGAGGTCGCCACCGACGACCTTGTCGACGCATCGGGCATCGCCGACCACGCCTGCCTACGCGTCCGAGGGGCGCTCCCGAACCTCGACGCCTTCACGATCACCCCGGTACCGGTCGCCCGGGTCGCCCCTCAGGACTGA
- a CDS encoding rhodanese-like domain-containing protein, with the protein MTQITVDRLAALPAPFVVDVRSADRFAEGHLPGALNLHPSQLADRLDEMPHGVAVYLVCQGGMRSARAARVLRSRGIDAVDVVGGTTAWAAAGLPLVQS; encoded by the coding sequence ATGACCCAGATCACCGTCGACCGGTTGGCTGCCCTCCCGGCCCCGTTCGTCGTCGACGTGAGGAGCGCCGACCGGTTCGCCGAGGGCCACCTCCCCGGCGCGCTCAACCTCCACCCCTCGCAGCTCGCCGACCGGCTCGACGAGATGCCCCACGGAGTCGCCGTGTACCTCGTCTGCCAGGGCGGGATGCGGAGCGCCCGCGCGGCACGGGTCTTGCGGTCTCGCGGCATCGACGCCGTCGACGTCGTCGGAGGAACGACCGCCTGGGCAGCGGCAGGACTGCCCCTCGTTCAGTCCTGA
- a CDS encoding VIT1/CCC1 transporter family protein, protein MTDVSSVLPTHPDEPHAGSLAGRLNWLRAGVLGANDGIVSVAAVVVGVAGATTSTSAVATAGAAALVGGAISMALGEYVSVSSQSDSQRALIEKERAELADDPEAELAELTALWRAQGLSEQTASLVATELTERDALAAHLSAELHIDQDDVANPWHAALSSAVAFLAGAILPLLAVLLTPEGLRIPVTVAVVLLALAATGALGARLGRGAVGRATLRVVVGGALALAATYLVGSLLGTAGIG, encoded by the coding sequence ATGACCGACGTCTCCTCCGTTCTGCCCACGCACCCGGACGAACCGCACGCCGGCAGTCTCGCCGGGCGTCTCAACTGGCTGCGCGCCGGAGTGCTCGGCGCCAACGACGGGATCGTGTCGGTCGCCGCCGTCGTCGTCGGCGTCGCGGGTGCGACCACGTCGACGTCGGCCGTCGCGACGGCCGGTGCCGCGGCACTGGTCGGCGGCGCCATCTCGATGGCCCTCGGCGAGTACGTGTCCGTCAGCAGCCAGAGCGACAGCCAGCGAGCCCTGATCGAGAAGGAACGCGCCGAGCTGGCCGACGACCCCGAGGCCGAACTCGCCGAGTTGACGGCTCTCTGGCGCGCACAGGGACTCAGCGAGCAGACGGCGTCCCTCGTGGCGACCGAACTGACCGAGCGCGACGCCCTCGCGGCGCACCTCTCGGCCGAGTTGCACATCGACCAGGACGACGTCGCCAACCCGTGGCACGCCGCCCTGTCGTCGGCCGTGGCCTTCCTCGCCGGCGCGATCCTGCCGCTGCTCGCCGTGCTGCTGACGCCCGAGGGGCTGCGGATTCCGGTGACGGTCGCGGTGGTCCTGCTCGCGCTGGCGGCGACCGGCGCACTCGGGGCACGCCTCGGACGTGGGGCCGTCGGCCGTGCCACGCTCCGCGTCGTCGTCGGCGGTGCCCTCGCCCTCGCGGCGACCTACCTCGTGGGCAGCCTGCTCGGCACTGCGGGCATCGGATGA
- a CDS encoding DUF2231 domain-containing protein, which translates to MDWQLNGLPLHPLIVHLVTVAFPTASLLIVAGAVSTRLRRRLGIITPLVALVSLVAVPLATSSGESLEERVGHSALLETHTQLGDTLLPWAIAVFVVAVAQWAWQHYVLTPDAKRPHPTLKKGTRTIVGVALTVAVAVAAIGGIVTTVRIGDSGAKAVWSDSSEG; encoded by the coding sequence ATGGACTGGCAACTGAACGGACTCCCCCTCCACCCGCTGATCGTGCACCTCGTCACGGTCGCCTTCCCGACGGCCTCGCTGCTGATCGTGGCCGGCGCCGTGTCGACGCGGCTGCGCCGACGACTGGGCATCATCACGCCGCTCGTCGCCCTCGTCTCGCTCGTCGCGGTGCCCCTGGCGACGTCGTCGGGCGAATCGCTCGAGGAGCGGGTCGGCCACAGCGCCCTGCTCGAGACGCACACGCAGCTCGGCGACACACTGTTGCCCTGGGCGATCGCCGTGTTCGTCGTCGCCGTGGCGCAGTGGGCCTGGCAGCACTACGTGCTGACCCCGGACGCGAAGCGACCGCATCCCACCCTGAAGAAGGGCACGCGCACGATCGTCGGGGTCGCGCTCACCGTGGCGGTCGCCGTCGCCGCGATCGGCGGCATCGTCACGACGGTGCGCATCGGGGACTCGGGCGCGAAGGCGGTCTGGTCGGATTCGAGCGAGGGCTGA